AGGCAGAGCTGCAATGGAAGTGTGCGTACCGTCAAATACAAGCTCGCTGTAGATTTCATCTGACAGGACGAACAGCTCACGTTCCCGAACCAGATCTGCAATCTCGTTAAGCTTCCCGGAGCTCAGTGTACAGCCCGTCGGATTGGAAGGGGAGGCCAGCACGATACAGCGAGTACGCTCAGTCAAATGCGGACGAATCAAATCGGCCGTCAGCTTAAAGCCGCTGCCGGTCGTATCGATATGCACCGGCTGTGCACCACACATGCGAATAATGGGTTCATACCCCGGATAGATCGGGCCTGGAAGGAGTACCTCGCAGCCTTCCGTAAGAATCGTCCGAAAAGTCACATCAATCGCCTCACTGGCGCCTGTGGTCACGATGATCTCATCCGCAGGATCATATGTAAGTCCGTACTTCTGCGTCATGAACTCGGCCGCTGCTGTACGCAGCTTGAGTGTTCCCGCATTCGGCGTGTACACCGTCTCCCCACTGTCGATGGCTTGCTTGGCTGCCTCCAGAATATGCTGTGGTGTTGGAAAATCGGGCTGCCCGAGCGTAAGTGACAATACATCTTCATATTGACTGACCTTGTTGGCCATTTTTCGAATACCGGATACTTCAATGCTCTGAACCTCCGGCCTGATTAAATGCTCCATAATTTCACCTGTCCCGTCTATATGCGTTTCAATGGTAATCATCATATCATATCGAACGGAGCACTTCGAGAGGAGCACCCACAATATCCGTTGGGCTGCTAAGCTTCCATATCACGTGTATCGGCTATTTTTATATGGCAGTAGTATCAAGATGCTCATTCCATTGTTTGAGCGACTGTGCATCATCATAACCAAGCTTATGCGCAGTCTTAATCAGCTGAATATTGCTGTGAAGAAAGAGATCCTCCAGCAGTCCTGTTTTATGATATAAATGCTCGGGCATGTGCTCCCTCATATTTTCTAGTGTTTCGCTAAAA
This sequence is a window from Paenibacillus urinalis. Protein-coding genes within it:
- a CDS encoding aminotransferase A, translated to MEHLIRPEVQSIEVSGIRKMANKVSQYEDVLSLTLGQPDFPTPQHILEAAKQAIDSGETVYTPNAGTLKLRTAAAEFMTQKYGLTYDPADEIIVTTGASEAIDVTFRTILTEGCEVLLPGPIYPGYEPIIRMCGAQPVHIDTTGSGFKLTADLIRPHLTERTRCIVLASPSNPTGCTLSSGKLNEIADLVRERELFVLSDEIYSELVFDGTHTSIAALPGMREKTIVINGLSKSHSMTGWRIGLLFAPVYLARHIVKVHQYNVTCASSVSQAAAVEALTAGIDDALPMREEYARRRDYAYERLVNAGFEVTQPNGAFYIFPSVAKFGLDSTTFAHRLLEEKRVAVVPGAAFAPFGDDYIRISYACSMEVLREALDRIESFVQGLSS